The following proteins come from a genomic window of Proteiniphilum propionicum:
- a CDS encoding efflux RND transporter periplasmic adaptor subunit, whose translation MNRKTKIAVFISIAVLILAMALYPKIRKLLASENPSQNSRQTMSNADRSGLVVNATVLKPQSLNNMFRVTGVLLPDEEVDLTFESSGKITGIYFLEGSFVEKGSLLAKVNDEPLQAELKKLETQLPLARDRVFRQQTLLEKDAISQETYQAVTTQLETLMADIELVKARIRQTELRAPFSGVIGLRQVSEGAYASPSVVIATLTKISPLKIEFSLTQNFVNLIKPGTEIAFRVENNLEVYKATVYAIESRLDMQTLSLFARARYTNSGGKIKPGQSASIQIQLDQIDNAIVIPSISSIKEMGRDIAYIYDNGKAKEVEVVTGLRTSSSVEIIDGLSIGDTLLTTGVMQLRSGMPVRIDAMVENTAE comes from the coding sequence ATGAATAGAAAAACCAAAATAGCTGTCTTTATATCCATCGCTGTATTGATTCTGGCAATGGCTCTTTATCCAAAAATCCGGAAACTGCTTGCTTCCGAAAATCCTTCTCAGAATTCAAGACAAACAATGAGCAATGCCGACAGATCTGGCCTGGTGGTAAATGCAACAGTGTTGAAGCCTCAGTCATTGAACAACATGTTTCGAGTAACCGGCGTCCTGCTCCCTGATGAAGAGGTAGATCTCACTTTCGAGTCGTCAGGAAAAATAACCGGCATCTACTTTCTAGAAGGTTCTTTTGTGGAAAAAGGATCCTTGCTGGCGAAAGTGAACGACGAACCTTTACAGGCCGAACTCAAAAAACTGGAGACTCAACTGCCGCTTGCCAGGGACAGAGTATTCCGTCAGCAGACACTGCTGGAAAAAGATGCTATCAGCCAGGAGACTTATCAGGCAGTTACCACACAGCTCGAAACACTCATGGCCGACATTGAACTTGTAAAAGCACGTATCCGCCAAACTGAACTGCGTGCCCCTTTCAGTGGTGTTATCGGGCTAAGGCAAGTCAGCGAAGGTGCATACGCCTCCCCCTCAGTAGTGATAGCCACATTAACAAAGATATCACCTCTTAAAATAGAATTTTCACTCACCCAGAATTTTGTGAATCTTATAAAGCCCGGTACAGAAATAGCTTTTAGGGTTGAAAATAACCTAGAGGTATACAAAGCAACTGTTTACGCTATTGAGTCGCGTTTAGATATGCAGACGCTCAGCCTGTTTGCTCGTGCCCGTTATACAAATTCCGGCGGGAAAATTAAGCCGGGACAGTCTGCAAGCATTCAAATTCAGCTTGACCAGATAGATAATGCCATCGTAATCCCAAGCATCTCCAGCATCAAGGAGATGGGACGTGATATTGCTTATATATATGATAATGGCAAAGCGAAAGAGGTTGAAGTTGTAACAGGTTTGCGCACATCATCCTCAGTGGAAATCATTGACGGCTTGTCAATCGGGGACACACTGCTGACCACAGGTGTGATGCAGCTGAGAAGCGGAATGCCTGTCAGAATAGATGCAATGGTTGAAAACACTGCCGAATAA
- a CDS encoding efflux RND transporter permease subunit yields MNLSELSIKRPVLATVMILIIIIFGLIGYTGLAVREYPNVDNPIITVHVSYPGANADVIENQITEPLEQHINGIPGIRSLISRSSQGSCRITVEFELSVDMETAANDVRDKVSIAQRYLPRDADPPTVSKADADSDPIMQITVQSPVRSMLELSEIADLTVKERLQTISNVSAVEIWGEYRYAMRLWLDPIKMAAYNITPMDIKNALDRENIELPAGSIEGDHIEQSIRTMGLMQTPEDFNNLILIEDNFRIVRFRDVGYAELDAANRQNILRRNGVPMVSCVIIPQPGANHISIADQVRLRMDQMKKDLPEDVVLDVAFDNTKFIRASIEEVQVTVIIAFILVVFIIFVFLRNWRVTLIPALVIPISLIGIFFVMYLAGFSINVLSMLAVVLAVGLVVDDAIVVTENIYQKVENGMDPGQASITGSKEIFFAVVSTTVTLVAIFFPIVFLEGLTGRLFREFSIVISGAVIISSFVALSFVPMLSSKMLKRKRKPSKLYQKSELFFKGMNSIYNNSLNLFLNKKWLVLPVVIISAILIVLFQGIIPAEMAPLEDRSQVIIRSSAPEGATYEFVRDYTDRISYISDSIAPERESNITMTRSGFGMVRLVLPDMDKRERSQMEIADALSRAVRNETAARAFVQQQSTFGGRRAGMPIQYVLQAPNIEKLQEFIPLFMEKVNASSYFQMADVDLKFTKPETRILIDRDKAAMLGVSTRDIGQTLQYALSGQRMGYFYMNGKQYQILGEINRQQRNKPVDLKTIYIKNSDRRMIQMDNLVKLQESVAPPQLYRYNRFNSATISAGLAPGYSLGEGLEEMDRIATEVLDDSFRTALEGESRNFRESSSSLLFAFGLALLLIFLVMAAQFESFKDPFVIMFTVPLALFGALLFMWITGVTMNIYSQIGLIMLIGLVTKNGILIVEFANQRQAAGLDKSQAIVEASVQRFRPILMTSISTVLGLLPLMFATGEGANGRIAMGTVVVGGLLISTLLTLYLIPAMYMYLSTDRKAKEKKKNNEKLQHE; encoded by the coding sequence ATGAATCTATCAGAATTAAGCATAAAACGCCCGGTACTTGCCACAGTGATGATCCTTATCATCATTATTTTCGGGCTCATTGGTTACACCGGCCTGGCTGTACGCGAGTACCCGAACGTTGATAACCCAATCATCACCGTTCATGTTTCCTACCCCGGAGCCAATGCCGATGTGATAGAGAATCAGATCACTGAACCACTCGAACAGCACATCAACGGAATTCCCGGGATCCGTTCCCTTATAAGCCGGAGCAGCCAGGGAAGCTGCCGGATAACAGTGGAGTTCGAGTTAAGCGTAGATATGGAAACAGCAGCGAACGACGTGAGAGACAAAGTTTCCATAGCACAGCGCTACCTGCCGCGAGATGCCGATCCTCCCACAGTTTCGAAAGCTGATGCCGATTCTGACCCAATCATGCAGATTACAGTGCAGAGCCCGGTCCGTTCTATGCTTGAGCTCTCTGAGATCGCCGACCTTACCGTCAAGGAGCGTCTGCAAACCATCTCCAACGTAAGTGCAGTTGAGATTTGGGGAGAATACAGATACGCCATGCGCTTGTGGCTTGATCCCATAAAAATGGCAGCATACAATATCACTCCCATGGACATAAAAAATGCCCTTGACAGGGAGAATATTGAACTTCCTGCAGGCAGTATAGAAGGAGACCACATAGAACAGTCGATCCGCACAATGGGATTGATGCAGACGCCGGAAGATTTTAACAATTTAATTCTGATAGAAGATAATTTCCGGATAGTACGCTTCAGGGATGTAGGGTATGCCGAGCTGGATGCAGCCAACCGTCAAAATATCCTTCGCAGGAACGGCGTTCCCATGGTGAGCTGCGTTATAATACCCCAGCCGGGGGCCAACCATATAAGTATTGCCGATCAGGTGAGATTACGCATGGACCAGATGAAAAAAGATCTCCCTGAGGATGTGGTTCTGGATGTAGCTTTCGACAACACTAAATTTATCAGGGCATCCATCGAGGAGGTGCAAGTAACTGTAATCATTGCTTTTATCCTGGTGGTTTTCATCATATTCGTCTTCCTTCGTAACTGGCGTGTCACCCTTATCCCGGCACTGGTAATACCTATATCACTTATCGGTATATTCTTCGTGATGTATCTGGCGGGATTCTCAATCAATGTATTGTCGATGCTGGCGGTAGTACTGGCAGTCGGTCTGGTGGTTGACGACGCCATAGTAGTAACTGAGAATATCTATCAGAAGGTTGAGAATGGGATGGACCCCGGGCAGGCATCCATCACAGGGTCCAAAGAGATATTCTTTGCAGTGGTATCTACAACAGTAACGCTGGTGGCTATCTTCTTTCCTATTGTTTTTCTTGAAGGGCTGACAGGAAGATTATTCAGGGAATTCAGCATTGTTATTTCAGGTGCCGTTATCATCTCTTCATTTGTAGCTTTGTCTTTCGTCCCCATGCTCTCATCAAAAATGTTAAAGAGGAAACGAAAGCCATCGAAACTCTATCAAAAGTCAGAGCTTTTTTTCAAGGGGATGAACAGTATATACAATAACTCCCTGAATCTGTTTCTAAACAAAAAATGGCTCGTCTTGCCGGTAGTTATTATTTCGGCAATACTCATTGTTCTCTTCCAGGGAATCATACCGGCCGAGATGGCTCCACTTGAGGATCGTTCGCAGGTGATAATCAGAAGTTCCGCCCCTGAAGGTGCAACCTATGAATTTGTACGGGACTACACCGACCGGATCTCATATATTTCCGATTCTATCGCGCCAGAAAGAGAATCAAATATAACCATGACCCGAAGCGGGTTCGGAATGGTCCGGCTGGTATTGCCTGATATGGATAAGCGTGAACGAAGTCAGATGGAGATTGCCGATGCTCTTTCCCGTGCCGTAAGGAATGAAACGGCTGCCCGTGCCTTCGTACAGCAACAGTCTACTTTTGGAGGGCGGCGTGCCGGAATGCCCATCCAGTATGTGCTGCAAGCTCCCAATATTGAGAAGCTGCAGGAGTTCATCCCCCTTTTCATGGAAAAGGTAAATGCAAGCTCCTACTTCCAGATGGCCGATGTGGATTTGAAGTTCACCAAACCCGAAACACGCATACTGATAGACCGAGATAAAGCAGCCATGCTGGGAGTAAGTACCCGCGACATCGGCCAGACTTTGCAATACGCTCTAAGCGGGCAACGAATGGGTTATTTTTACATGAACGGCAAACAGTACCAGATTCTTGGAGAGATAAACCGTCAGCAGAGAAATAAACCTGTAGACCTGAAAACCATCTATATCAAAAATTCAGACAGGCGGATGATCCAGATGGATAACCTTGTCAAACTCCAAGAGTCGGTCGCCCCCCCTCAGCTATACAGGTATAACCGGTTTAACTCCGCAACGATATCAGCAGGGCTTGCACCCGGATATTCATTGGGGGAGGGACTGGAAGAGATGGACAGGATAGCAACTGAAGTGCTTGACGATTCATTCAGGACAGCCCTTGAGGGGGAGTCGAGAAATTTCCGGGAGAGTTCATCGAGCCTTCTCTTTGCTTTCGGGCTGGCTCTATTGCTGATCTTCCTCGTGATGGCGGCTCAGTTTGAGAGCTTCAAAGACCCGTTTGTCATAATGTTTACTGTTCCGCTGGCACTTTTCGGTGCACTGTTGTTCATGTGGATAACCGGGGTGACAATGAATATCTACAGCCAGATAGGGTTGATAATGCTTATTGGCCTGGTTACCAAGAACGGTATCCTCATTGTTGAGTTTGCTAACCAGCGCCAGGCTGCCGGCCTTGACAAGAGCCAGGCAATCGTGGAGGCTTCAGTACAGAGGTTTCGCCCGATACTTATGACGAGCATCTCAACCGTTCTCGGTCTGCTTCCACTTATGTTCGCCACAGGCGAGGGAGCGAACGGCAGGATCGCGATGGGGACAGTAGTTGTAGG